One Cenarchaeum symbiont of Oopsacas minuta DNA segment encodes these proteins:
- a CDS encoding adenine phosphoribosyltransferase yields the protein MVMKLEDRIDTIPNFPKQGIMFRHFGPILEDPHAMALMVEEFAKQLHPSEVDAFVGIESRGFIIATALALHYKKPLIMIRKAGKLPGETLKISYDIEYGSDTMEIEKGKIKQDQRIVICDDLLATGGTAAAAATLVKEAGGKVSAMAFVIELGDLNGCKLLSSYKRISLVIY from the coding sequence ATGGTAATGAAATTAGAAGATAGGATAGATACAATCCCTAACTTTCCAAAACAAGGCATAATGTTTCGTCATTTTGGCCCAATATTGGAAGATCCTCATGCGATGGCTTTAATGGTTGAAGAGTTTGCAAAACAGCTACATCCATCCGAAGTTGACGCATTTGTAGGAATAGAGTCTAGAGGATTTATAATCGCAACTGCACTAGCATTGCATTATAAAAAACCATTAATTATGATTCGCAAAGCAGGCAAACTACCTGGTGAAACATTAAAGATCTCATATGATATTGAATACGGTTCTGACACAATGGAGATTGAAAAAGGCAAGATAAAACAAGATCAAAGAATAGTCATATGTGATGATCTATTGGCAACTGGAGGAACTGCTGCAGCAGCTGCCACTCTAGTTAAAGAGGCTGGTGGAAAAGTCTCAGCAATGGCGTTTGTAATAGAGCTTGGAGATCTAAACGGCTGTAAACTTTTATCTTCTTACAAGCGAATATCGTTGGTGATTTATTGA
- a CDS encoding PfkB domain-containing protein yields the protein MKLDVYAHCSIDHIHTKEKTSILAGGSACYCGIMARHLGADVRLVTRYGRDFAEYTVRLDDEKINHASCICNTPTTSFEIWPEKSPRELVLKNTCEPLQYVGDDSDGIIASPIFCEIDFKLYETLRKTAGFVFIDPQGFIRVMKNGKIVIVPVKMDFTGVDAIKVDKDEMRCLTNCVESESIRQLQKKGVQHILYTNEYHVTLYVKDRAYSLNIPKGTPADMVGLGDILSAAFCTTMMKEKDSLWAFCFACGAVQAACESGNYGLDKIPKKRSTVTNASYFYNTVDFKHI from the coding sequence ATGAAACTTGACGTATACGCTCACTGCTCTATAGACCATATACATACAAAAGAAAAGACCTCGATACTAGCTGGCGGTTCTGCATGTTATTGTGGCATCATGGCTAGACACCTAGGTGCTGATGTACGACTTGTAACACGATATGGTAGAGATTTTGCCGAATATACAGTACGCCTTGATGATGAAAAGATAAACCATGCATCATGTATCTGCAATACGCCAACTACAAGCTTTGAGATTTGGCCTGAAAAATCTCCAAGAGAACTAGTGTTAAAGAATACATGTGAACCACTCCAATATGTGGGAGATGATTCTGATGGAATAATTGCAAGCCCGATATTTTGTGAGATTGATTTTAAACTATACGAGACGTTGCGCAAAACTGCGGGGTTTGTATTCATAGATCCGCAGGGATTTATACGAGTGATGAAAAACGGTAAAATTGTAATTGTGCCTGTAAAGATGGATTTTACTGGCGTTGATGCTATCAAAGTAGACAAAGATGAGATGAGGTGTTTAACCAACTGTGTAGAATCTGAATCCATACGACAATTACAAAAAAAAGGCGTACAGCATATCTTGTATACCAATGAATATCATGTAACACTATACGTTAAAGATAGAGCATACTCGTTGAATATTCCAAAGGGGACGCCTGCAGATATGGTGGGACTTGGAGATATTTTATCTGCAGCATTTTGTACTACCATGATGAAAGAAAAAGACTCTTTGTGGGCGTTTTGTTTTGCTTGCGGAGCTGTGCAAGCTGCATGTGAATCTGGAAATTACGGTCTAGATAAAATTCCAAAAAAAAGATCCACAGTCACAAACGCATCGTATTTTTACAATACTGTTGATTTTAAACACATTTGA
- a CDS encoding ribosomal protein S26e, whose product MYIMPLKRASRGRKKGGKGSSGTVQCVNCGQTVPKDKAKKVTTRLNLVEHTLAKELRSQGAYIASPRVLKWYCISCAIHYGILKIRSESSRRQRGKLR is encoded by the coding sequence ATGTACATTATGCCATTAAAGCGAGCTAGCAGAGGCCGTAAGAAAGGCGGCAAAGGCTCATCTGGAACAGTTCAATGTGTAAACTGTGGACAGACTGTTCCAAAAGACAAAGCAAAAAAAGTCACAACGCGTCTCAATCTAGTAGAGCATACATTAGCAAAAGAGCTACGCTCACAAGGAGCATATATTGCATCTCCTAGGGTTTTAAAATGGTACTGTATCTCATGTGCCATACATTATGGCATACTAAAGATACGCTCAGAATCATCACGCAGGCAACGCGGTAAACTCCGTTAG
- a CDS encoding CDP-alcohol phosphatidyltransferase, which translates to MLDKLRGVLAPSLEKLGTTFAKTGISPNTWTAVGLCLSIAAAISYTSSEWIEGMQAWHAISLGSVLLLASGFFDIIDGQVARVTKNITKTGGFLDSVSDRIAEVAIFFGMLVGNHANPIVIFLAVTLSLLVSYARSRAESVGVPLRGVGIGERPERLLVVAIIGMVGFLEYALVAVCVMAGVTFVHRVIVATKKS; encoded by the coding sequence ATGCTTGATAAACTGCGTGGGGTTTTGGCACCATCTCTTGAAAAACTTGGCACGACATTTGCAAAAACAGGTATATCGCCCAACACATGGACTGCTGTAGGATTATGTCTATCAATAGCTGCGGCAATCTCATACACTTCATCTGAGTGGATCGAAGGAATGCAGGCATGGCATGCAATATCTTTAGGTAGTGTATTGTTGTTAGCATCAGGATTTTTTGATATTATAGATGGACAGGTTGCACGTGTAACCAAAAATATTACAAAGACGGGAGGTTTTTTAGATTCTGTCTCAGATAGGATAGCTGAAGTTGCAATATTCTTTGGAATGCTTGTTGGCAATCATGCAAATCCAATTGTGATATTTCTTGCTGTTACACTTTCACTCTTGGTAAGTTATGCTCGTTCGCGTGCTGAATCTGTTGGCGTACCTTTACGTGGAGTGGGAATAGGTGAGCGACCAGAACGACTCTTGGTGGTGGCAATTATAGGTATGGTCGGATTTCTAGAATATGCACTTGTTGCAGTATGTGTTATGGCTGGAGTGACCTTTGTACACAGGGTAATCGTTGCAACAAAAAAGAGCTAA
- a CDS encoding Agmatinase translates to MSFTELYKGAGPLISGSTNMNPAAIVFGIPFDSTHSYKPGTRFGPDAIRDAFNNIEVFHPELGVDLEDVPIHDLGNIKHTVDVKSMLNMVSKMTSELAQKKIPIIILGGEHSLTYGSYTAFPKGTGYVVFDAHYDLRDGYIGSEFSHASYLRKIIDERGSDDVLHVGARAYAKDELVYLKELKLNTVTDKDVRMGLGPKMISDFVSKYDTVYASFDLDVLDPAFAPGVGNPEAVGIFVRELFDMIASLRETQIVGSDIVELNPTYDNGSTAIIAAKILSTIIATDVARTK, encoded by the coding sequence ATGAGCTTTACAGAACTTTACAAAGGAGCAGGTCCACTCATATCTGGTTCCACAAACATGAATCCTGCTGCTATCGTATTTGGTATTCCATTTGACTCTACACACTCTTACAAACCAGGAACACGTTTTGGACCTGATGCTATACGAGATGCTTTTAACAATATAGAGGTGTTTCATCCTGAGCTTGGTGTGGACTTGGAGGATGTACCAATACATGATCTTGGAAACATAAAACATACCGTCGATGTAAAATCAATGCTCAATATGGTATCAAAGATGACCTCAGAGCTAGCACAAAAAAAAATACCGATAATAATACTTGGTGGAGAGCATTCTCTAACGTATGGATCATACACTGCATTTCCAAAAGGAACTGGATATGTGGTATTTGATGCACATTATGATCTCCGCGATGGCTATATCGGTTCTGAATTCAGTCATGCATCATACCTTCGCAAAATCATAGATGAGAGAGGATCTGATGATGTTTTGCATGTGGGAGCTAGAGCATACGCAAAAGATGAGCTTGTATATCTGAAAGAATTGAAATTAAACACAGTCACCGATAAAGATGTGCGCATGGGTCTTGGACCTAAAATGATATCTGATTTTGTCTCAAAATATGATACAGTGTATGCAAGCTTTGATTTGGATGTACTCGATCCTGCATTTGCACCAGGAGTTGGTAATCCTGAAGCTGTAGGAATATTTGTGCGTGAATTATTTGATATGATTGCATCTTTGAGAGAGACTCAGATAGTGGGATCTGATATTGTAGAGTTAAATCCAACATATGACAACGGCTCGACTGCAATCATTGCAGCCAAGATACTCTCGACCATCATTGCAACCGATGTTGCACGTACAAAATGA
- a CDS encoding threonine--tRNA ligase, which produces MRILQLHCDYVEYTPIKKEIASAETLEEKSTRRFEDIVVAFITVEKGDDANVSLDATNQIKKSIDKIGCTRLLLYPYSHLGSDLSSPQVAIDMLHEMEQNLHGIGLDVHHSPFGWTKSYSIKVKGHPLSESFKHISKTEKPSNVSNALKSELNLESDWCILDTDGHLVSIREFDFTKHKKLEALAKYESAKKRTADQIPPHVPLMKKLAIADYEPASDKGNMRFYPNGRLIKSLIERYVTEQVIKYGGSEVETPLMYDSKHPSMVSYFNRFPARQYNIDSEGKNMFLRFAACFGQFLMAEGMQMSYKNLPYRLYELTRYSFRREQSGELVGLRRLRAFTMPDCHAFCADMDQAVMELGIRFDLSRRVIHDLGIGDKDYEMAIRFTRDFYKENKTLINGMVKKHDRPVLVEMWKERFFYFVLKWEFNYVDKSGKASALSTDQIDVENGARYGIEFVDEQNNRRNPIILHNSPSGAVERIIYALLENAAANSELGVKPTLPIWLCPTQVRVIPVNAEFDENAKSFAQRLTDDGIRVDVDDRNESMGRRIREAEKDWIPYTLVLGKKEVESGDLSVRDRRTSSTSNISFEQFLKSMKNEIANMPYAPLNSPLLLSRRPQIML; this is translated from the coding sequence GTGCGGATACTACAACTTCACTGCGATTATGTAGAGTATACACCTATAAAAAAAGAGATAGCATCTGCAGAGACTCTAGAAGAAAAGAGTACCCGTCGATTTGAGGATATAGTCGTGGCATTTATCACGGTAGAAAAAGGTGATGATGCAAATGTGAGCCTAGATGCAACAAACCAGATAAAAAAATCCATTGATAAGATAGGTTGTACTAGATTACTACTCTATCCATACTCTCATCTTGGTTCTGATCTCTCATCACCACAGGTTGCAATTGATATGTTGCATGAAATGGAACAAAACTTGCATGGTATTGGACTAGATGTACACCACTCGCCATTTGGATGGACTAAATCATATAGCATAAAAGTAAAGGGTCATCCATTATCTGAGAGCTTTAAGCACATAAGCAAGACTGAAAAACCATCCAACGTATCTAATGCGTTAAAATCTGAATTAAATTTAGAATCTGATTGGTGTATACTAGATACAGATGGACATCTTGTTTCAATACGGGAATTTGATTTTACCAAACACAAAAAACTTGAAGCACTTGCTAAATACGAATCTGCAAAAAAACGTACCGCTGATCAAATACCTCCACATGTACCTTTGATGAAAAAACTAGCTATCGCCGACTATGAACCAGCATCTGACAAAGGTAACATGAGATTTTATCCTAACGGTAGACTGATAAAATCTCTTATTGAAAGATACGTGACAGAACAAGTCATCAAATATGGTGGTTCAGAAGTTGAGACGCCATTGATGTATGACTCAAAACATCCTAGTATGGTGAGCTATTTTAATAGATTTCCAGCTAGACAGTATAATATAGACTCTGAAGGCAAAAATATGTTTCTACGATTTGCTGCATGTTTTGGTCAATTTTTGATGGCCGAAGGTATGCAAATGTCTTACAAAAATCTCCCGTATAGGCTGTACGAGCTTACAAGATATAGCTTTAGACGAGAACAGTCCGGAGAGTTGGTTGGTTTACGACGTCTGCGCGCATTCACAATGCCAGATTGTCATGCATTTTGTGCAGATATGGATCAAGCAGTAATGGAATTAGGTATACGTTTTGATCTTTCAAGACGCGTAATACATGATCTTGGAATAGGGGACAAGGATTATGAGATGGCCATAAGATTTACTAGAGATTTTTACAAAGAAAACAAGACACTGATAAACGGAATGGTAAAAAAACATGATAGACCAGTTCTAGTTGAGATGTGGAAAGAGAGATTCTTTTACTTTGTACTAAAGTGGGAGTTTAATTATGTAGATAAATCTGGAAAGGCATCTGCCCTCTCTACTGATCAGATAGACGTAGAGAATGGAGCACGATATGGAATAGAGTTTGTAGACGAGCAAAACAACAGACGTAATCCAATCATACTACATAATTCTCCAAGTGGTGCTGTAGAGCGTATCATATACGCACTACTTGAGAATGCTGCAGCCAATTCTGAGCTTGGTGTAAAACCCACACTTCCAATATGGCTTTGTCCAACGCAGGTGCGTGTTATTCCTGTAAACGCTGAATTTGATGAAAATGCCAAAAGCTTTGCCCAACGACTCACAGATGATGGTATACGCGTAGACGTTGATGATAGAAATGAGAGTATGGGAAGACGAATACGTGAAGCCGAAAAGGATTGGATCCCTTATACATTGGTGCTAGGAAAAAAAGAAGTGGAATCTGGAGATCTTAGTGTACGTGACCGTCGTACTAGTAGTACATCAAATATCTCTTTTGAACAATTTTTAAAATCTATGAAAAATGAAATTGCCAACATGCCATATGCTCCACTAAACTCTCCACTTTTACTCTCACGTAGGCCACAGATAATGCTATGA
- a CDS encoding Deoxyhypusine synthase: protein MDHHHFKGKRIPHIKLEPGMSIKDLVSMYESTGYNGKQLGIAAKTYERMIEDDATICLTVSGAMTPVGFGGIFKSLIERGFVDWMVCTGANVYHEEHFAWDLPVRQGHFEVDDSKLYENEIVRIRDVFVKFYETLEAQDQIVQKAFMDILHEKPFTTAEFCNELGNVTSKYAPHPEKSFVVCAHEYDLPLYVSTIKDSSLALNLAVHRLRGKMYSVDIAREILEQGAIVQASKKSGIIEIGGGVPKNTAQQTGPLLDQILRQGHGGQEYIVQITDARPDTGGLSGATLQEGKSWGKVQNAHSGMVTVYADATIAFPILALYVISAQKKRKPKRLYPKIGKMYEDLKRDYFKKPDQYYDNLDERYNKKQNC, encoded by the coding sequence GTGGATCACCATCATTTTAAGGGAAAACGCATACCTCACATCAAACTAGAACCTGGAATGAGCATTAAAGATCTCGTGTCCATGTACGAGTCCACAGGATACAATGGAAAGCAGCTTGGTATTGCCGCAAAGACATACGAACGTATGATAGAAGATGATGCAACCATATGTCTTACAGTATCAGGGGCCATGACACCTGTAGGATTTGGAGGCATATTCAAATCTCTCATAGAGCGGGGATTTGTTGACTGGATGGTATGTACTGGTGCAAATGTTTATCATGAAGAACATTTTGCATGGGATCTTCCGGTGCGTCAAGGACATTTTGAAGTTGATGATTCAAAGTTGTATGAAAATGAAATTGTTCGAATAAGGGATGTTTTTGTAAAGTTTTACGAGACACTAGAGGCACAAGATCAAATAGTACAGAAAGCATTTATGGACATACTACACGAAAAACCGTTTACGACAGCAGAGTTTTGCAATGAGCTTGGAAATGTAACATCAAAATATGCGCCACATCCAGAAAAGAGTTTTGTAGTATGTGCACACGAATATGATCTACCATTGTACGTATCGACCATAAAAGATTCTTCACTTGCTCTAAATCTTGCAGTACATAGACTACGTGGCAAGATGTATAGTGTCGATATTGCACGAGAGATCCTAGAACAAGGAGCAATCGTGCAGGCATCAAAAAAATCAGGTATTATAGAGATTGGTGGAGGAGTGCCAAAGAATACAGCACAACAGACAGGACCACTTTTGGATCAGATACTCAGGCAAGGTCATGGCGGACAAGAGTACATTGTACAGATTACCGATGCACGTCCTGATACAGGCGGACTCTCTGGAGCTACTTTACAAGAAGGTAAAAGCTGGGGCAAAGTGCAGAACGCACATTCTGGAATGGTTACAGTGTATGCCGATGCCACAATCGCATTCCCCATACTTGCTCTATATGTTATATCTGCTCAAAAAAAACGCAAGCCAAAGAGACTCTATCCAAAGATTGGCAAGATGTATGAAGATTTAAAGAGAGATTATTTCAAAAAACCTGATCAATATTATGATAATCTAGATGAAAGATATAATAAAAAACAAAATTGTTAG
- a CDS encoding ribosomal protein S25, whose amino-acid sequence MGSSKNKSAAQVQKSQNTSKKGKKNKEESSRQSRAEIIVTLTEDQVQKYLKGAKAITASDIAKQCGVKISAANTYLNTAMADGKMTIAGGHSGHRIYKLTE is encoded by the coding sequence ATGGGTAGTTCCAAGAACAAGTCTGCAGCACAAGTACAAAAATCACAAAATACGTCAAAAAAAGGCAAAAAAAACAAAGAAGAATCTTCAAGGCAATCAAGAGCAGAGATTATAGTCACGTTAACTGAGGATCAAGTGCAAAAATACCTCAAAGGTGCAAAAGCAATCACTGCTAGCGATATTGCAAAACAATGTGGCGTAAAAATTTCAGCTGCAAATACATATTTGAATACAGCTATGGCAGATGGTAAAATGACCATAGCTGGTGGACATAGCGGTCATCGAATCTACAAATTGACAGAATAG
- a CDS encoding Cyclophilin-like domain containing protein, whose product MVNPVIRTQFAVSVNGHTSKGTLKRHLAPLTVGALLRAFPFKGNANRLGKNIIYVKSSILVGIERARTIFTIGDVAFLPSNGSMCFFTTDIVTDRPMSPIGNITENMSIISDVKPGDIMSIYSVNL is encoded by the coding sequence ATGGTAAATCCTGTCATCCGTACGCAATTTGCAGTATCCGTTAATGGTCATACATCGAAAGGAACCTTAAAGCGCCATCTTGCACCACTTACAGTAGGTGCACTGTTACGTGCATTTCCATTCAAAGGTAATGCAAACAGATTGGGAAAAAATATCATATATGTAAAATCGTCAATACTCGTAGGAATTGAACGTGCACGAACTATATTTACCATAGGTGATGTGGCATTTTTACCATCCAATGGAAGTATGTGTTTCTTTACTACAGATATTGTAACTGACAGACCAATGAGTCCAATTGGAAATATCACTGAAAACATGTCTATAATCTCTGATGTAAAGCCTGGAGATATAATGTCTATCTATTCTGTCAATTTGTAG
- a CDS encoding Transposase, giving the protein MCDSDKRMILKLEKKNTELKAEIEKFKAESEQSKAELHDYKKGRLSNDTVFDQIIDDDQNLYATTGLERNEFEWILVRFENAVKNSPNAPRFSEYANESGNTCILSVRRVLFIALSRKRNNEKQEIFAAYAHIDQSTVSRYLALADVLLMKILPTAENIAATIRKERTIEAFKEFVPGKSAGELYLDATFVQVQRPQVDQKKAYSGKRKRYVYNIQITSNKDGLVLDVGHPEEGSAHDMEVLRRNPPNFGKWTKNMRDPNTKQEHRIILYTDKGYLGVEKDYPGIISKQPYKKPKGYEMTETDQKYNQRISRKRIRVEHAINRLKWFRRMSAVYDDSKEEFYKEIQVVTGLTNLHILFNDRKYVKPMERVCSQIK; this is encoded by the coding sequence ATGTGTGATTCAGACAAGCGTATGATTCTCAAACTAGAAAAGAAAAATACCGAATTGAAAGCAGAAATTGAGAAATTTAAAGCAGAAAGTGAGCAATCTAAAGCAGAATTGCATGATTACAAGAAAGGCAGATTGTCCAATGACACTGTGTTTGATCAGATAATTGATGATGACCAAAACCTTTACGCCACTACGGGATTAGAACGTAACGAGTTTGAATGGATCCTTGTACGATTTGAAAATGCTGTTAAAAATTCACCAAATGCACCACGTTTCTCCGAATATGCCAACGAGTCAGGAAACACATGCATTCTCTCTGTAAGACGAGTCTTGTTTATTGCATTGTCTCGCAAACGCAACAACGAAAAGCAAGAAATATTTGCAGCATATGCCCACATTGATCAGAGTACAGTCAGCAGATATCTAGCATTAGCAGATGTGCTGTTGATGAAGATCCTTCCAACTGCCGAAAACATTGCAGCTACAATACGGAAAGAACGCACCATCGAAGCGTTTAAAGAATTTGTTCCAGGCAAGAGTGCAGGTGAGCTATATCTTGATGCCACGTTTGTACAGGTTCAAAGACCACAGGTAGATCAAAAAAAGGCATACTCTGGAAAACGCAAGCGATATGTGTACAATATCCAGATAACCTCAAACAAAGATGGACTAGTACTTGATGTAGGCCATCCTGAAGAAGGTTCTGCACACGACATGGAAGTACTACGACGCAATCCACCAAATTTTGGCAAATGGACAAAGAACATGAGAGATCCTAATACAAAACAAGAACATCGTATCATACTGTATACAGATAAAGGATATCTTGGTGTAGAGAAAGATTATCCTGGAATAATTTCAAAGCAACCATACAAAAAACCCAAAGGTTACGAGATGACAGAGACAGATCAGAAATACAATCAAAGAATTAGTCGTAAACGTATTAGAGTAGAGCATGCGATAAACCGACTAAAATGGTTCCGCAGGATGAGTGCTGTATATGATGATAGCAAGGAAGAGTTTTACAAAGAGATCCAAGTTGTCACTGGGCTGACAAATCTGCACATCCTGTTCAATGACCGCAAGTATGTCAAACCTATGGAACGAGTCTGTTCTCAAATAAAGTAG
- a CDS encoding exonuclease: MVEILKRSNGIECNNSRISIRLDPKLALNGINFTSHAHTDHLPSTRSTGTVLCTKETADIAKARGNLIQNTILQYNCTEMIPSGHVFGGCGLLFDDVFYTADICTRNRPGIMGAKIPKCKTLITECTFGKPQFIFSPIEEMMEKVNQFISKIYSRGIPVILMGYEVGKAQTLCKMFGHWKPLYYHERIKKINDVCRSLGADIPDAISFNDAEKSNAIQNGPWILVAPMLSSTNSFVKRLKSEYGAITIGFSGWAAMSNNKLAHRCDKMFAYSDHCDYMELLHIVEESCAKTVYTVHGFTHEFARTVRNTCGVDAYPLE; encoded by the coding sequence ATGGTGGAAATACTAAAGAGATCAAATGGAATAGAATGTAATAATAGTAGAATTTCTATAAGATTGGATCCAAAGCTTGCTTTGAACGGAATAAATTTTACATCGCATGCGCATACCGATCATCTCCCATCGACAAGATCTACTGGGACTGTTTTGTGCACAAAAGAGACCGCAGATATTGCCAAAGCTCGTGGGAATCTGATTCAAAATACCATACTGCAGTATAACTGCACCGAGATGATTCCAAGCGGTCACGTATTTGGTGGCTGTGGACTGTTATTTGATGATGTATTTTATACTGCGGATATCTGTACACGTAACAGACCTGGAATTATGGGTGCAAAGATTCCAAAGTGCAAAACATTGATCACCGAATGTACTTTTGGCAAACCTCAATTCATATTCTCACCAATAGAAGAGATGATGGAAAAAGTAAACCAGTTTATCTCTAAAATATACTCGCGTGGTATCCCTGTCATACTTATGGGCTATGAGGTGGGAAAAGCTCAAACCTTGTGCAAAATGTTCGGACATTGGAAGCCACTTTATTATCACGAACGTATAAAAAAGATCAACGACGTATGTAGATCATTGGGCGCTGATATCCCCGATGCCATATCTTTCAACGATGCAGAAAAATCTAATGCCATTCAAAATGGTCCTTGGATTTTAGTTGCCCCGATGCTTTCATCTACTAACAGTTTTGTAAAACGTCTAAAGTCAGAGTATGGTGCAATCACCATAGGATTTAGTGGATGGGCTGCCATGTCAAATAACAAACTTGCTCATAGATGTGACAAGATGTTTGCATATAGTGATCATTGCGATTACATGGAACTTTTACATATAGTTGAAGAGTCGTGCGCAAAAACCGTATATACCGTACATGGATTTACTCATGAATTTGCACGTACAGTCCGTAACACATGCGGCGTTGATGCATATCCACTAGAATAG
- a CDS encoding phosphoribosylglycinamide formyltransferase, producing the protein MRRLGILISGRGSNMIAILKAVQAGKIQAIPAVIISNKPNALGLEYARSHGIPTKVIQSKNFSGTRDEYDSLIEDVLKEYKVYPHNGIICLAGFMRVLGPKFVKRYKNKILNIHPALLPSFPGIDAQKQAIEYGTKISGCTVHFVDANVDTGPILLQAMVLVNSDDTVKTLSERILLEEHKLYPKAIQMLSTKRVRVYKRRVIVS; encoded by the coding sequence ATGCGCCGTCTTGGAATTCTCATATCTGGACGTGGTAGTAACATGATTGCAATTCTAAAGGCAGTACAAGCTGGAAAAATTCAAGCAATACCGGCAGTGATCATATCAAACAAACCTAATGCGTTGGGTTTAGAGTATGCAAGATCCCACGGAATACCTACCAAAGTCATACAAAGTAAAAATTTTTCTGGAACACGAGACGAATATGACAGTTTGATTGAAGATGTGTTAAAAGAGTACAAAGTTTACCCACATAATGGCATAATATGTCTTGCAGGGTTTATGAGAGTACTTGGGCCAAAATTTGTTAAACGGTATAAAAATAAAATTCTAAATATACATCCTGCACTACTTCCATCATTTCCAGGAATTGATGCGCAAAAACAAGCTATAGAATACGGCACAAAGATATCTGGTTGTACAGTTCATTTTGTAGATGCAAATGTGGATACAGGTCCCATACTTTTACAAGCTATGGTTTTAGTTAATTCTGATGACACAGTAAAGACACTCTCAGAGAGAATACTTTTAGAAGAGCATAAACTGTATCCAAAAGCCATACAAATGTTATCAACCAAAAGAGTTAGAGTGTATAAAAGAAGAGTGATCGTATCTTAG
- a CDS encoding cupin, with amino-acid sequence MKKYRVYPSWNGTYFKFDMIVEIIVYTWSLLCLIYDQSMKVEFDVHADATKILKSGKLFHTFFSKDTLECGILCLKKGQKDTQEPHDADEVYYVISGDGYVNIRQKTYAVSPGKAFFVPAGASHNFSKNTRDLVVLYFFGAS; translated from the coding sequence ATGAAAAAATACCGAGTATATCCTAGTTGGAATGGAACATATTTCAAATTTGACATGATCGTAGAGATAATTGTATATACTTGGTCTTTATTATGTCTAATCTATGATCAAAGCATGAAGGTTGAATTTGACGTACATGCTGATGCTACAAAAATTTTGAAGAGTGGAAAATTATTCCATACGTTTTTCTCAAAGGATACATTAGAATGTGGAATACTCTGTTTAAAAAAAGGTCAAAAAGATACACAAGAACCACATGATGCCGATGAGGTGTATTATGTTATAAGCGGTGATGGATATGTGAACATTAGACAGAAAACATATGCTGTCTCTCCAGGCAAAGCGTTCTTTGTACCAGCTGGCGCATCGCATAATTTTTCTAAAAATACTAGAGATCTTGTTGTTTTGTATTTTTTTGGTGCATCCTAA